In the genome of Neodiprion pinetum isolate iyNeoPine1 chromosome 2, iyNeoPine1.2, whole genome shotgun sequence, one region contains:
- the LOC124212727 gene encoding juvenile hormone esterase-like isoform X3, which translates to MVEMYQRFSEFLMGDRRKGILAESWNGTRDASIDGNICPQAQYDEIVGDEDCLYINVYTPHEILSSCDPHIKVHECPKSTLFPVMVFFYGGGYVSGSFLPTSYGPEYILDKDVVLVVFNYRLGPLGFLSTGDEVASGNWGLKDQILALKWVQDNIAHFGGDPDQVTLFGQSAGGASIHLLSLTNVTIGLFHRYITQSGPALSSLAYLPRATCARHAFKLGEYVGCYNGTSDSLINCLRTVNISDIIAAYPKFHVWESYPFSVWTPTDELDMEGAVLTASPANLISAGHIRDLPWISGVTRNDGLLETAKFYVDDVLLSDFLENFDTLLPVFLMSSYAPDVVADFIEAVKLYYFNDNLTISNNVLLENLTRLVSDDFFYYPVYEAFQKQLELAVNPQYLYIFNYRGTFSNSYLETDSTANYGTAHSDDLIYLFPSEAKFSGINKTMSIMDYQMVDIMVELWTSFAINGTPSVSTSDRTTIWMPYLKEHNYLRIGNVSSVELNLEHSFFKERVQFWDSLKTTLKCGSRRNLRKRKNRPLDIRFRKRRKYSIPVC; encoded by the exons ATGGTCGAAATGTATCAGCGTTTCTCGGAATTCCTTATGGGCGACCGCCGAAAGGGGATCTTAG CAGAGAGTTGGAACGGAACTCGAGACGCTAGTATTGATGGAAATATTTGCCCACAAGCCCAATATGATGAAATTGTAGGAGATGAGGACTGCCTGTATATAAACGTGTATACTCCacac GAAATACTTTCATCGTGTGATCCACACATTAAGGTTCACGAATGCCCGAAGTCGACACTTTTTCCGGTTATGGTGTTCTTCTATGGTGGAGGCTACGTCTCAGGAAGCTTTCTTCCCACGTCGTATGGTCCAGAGTACATTCTTGACAAGGATGTGGTTCTTGTCGTATTCAATTATCGCCTAGGACCATTGGGATTTTTGAGCACTGGCGACGAGGTGGCGTCTGGAAATTGGGGACTAAAAGACCAAATCTTAGCCTTAAAGTGGGTTCAGGACAATATCGCACATTTTGGTGGTGATCCTGATCAAGTGACTTTGTTCGGACAAAGTGCAGGCGGTGCTTCTATTCACCTCTTGTCGCTGACAAATGTCACGATTG GACTCTTTCATCGATACATAACGCAAAGTGGACCGGCACTTTCTTCATTGGCTTACTTGCCCAGAGCTACTTGTGCGAGGCATGCATTCAAACTTGGGGAATATGTCGGCTGTTACAACGGAACTTCAGATTCTTTGATCAACTGTTTACGGACAGTAAATATCTCGGATATTATAGCCGCATATCCGAAGTTTCACGTATGGGAATCATATCCTTTTTCCGTATGGACTCCAACCGATGAGCTGGATATGGAAGGCGCTGTGCTTACTGCCAGTCCAGCTAATTTGATAAGTGCTGGTCACATCCGTGATTTACCTTGGATTTCTGGTGTGACACGGAATGACGGGCTACTAGAAACTGCAA AGTTTTATGTCGACGACGTACTGCTGAGTGATTTTCTGGAAAATTTTGACACTCTACTGCCTGTTTTCCTAATGTCGTCTTATGCTCCAGATGTTGTTGCTGATTTTATCGAAGCTGTCAAATTGTACTACTTCAACGACAATTTGACAATCAGTAATAACGTG CTACTTGAGAATCTTACCAGACTCGTgagtgacgattttttttactacccGGTTTACGAAGCATTCCAGAAACAGCTTGAACTAGCTGTGAATCCACAATATCTGTACATTTTCAACTATCGCGGTACTTTCAGTAACTCTTACTTAGAAACGGATTCTACAGCTAACTATGGCACGGCACACTCCGATGATTTGATATATCTTTTTCCATCGGAAGCAAAATTCTCGGGTATTAATAAAACCATGAGCATAATGGATTATCAAATGGTGGACATTATGGTGGAGTTGTGGACGTCTTTTGCTATTAATGG AACACCTTCGGTTTCAACTTCCGACCGTACTACAATATGGATGCCGTATTTGAAGGAGCACAATTACCTACGGATCGGAAATGTATCCAGTGTCGAACTCAATCTGGAACATTCCTTCTTCAAAGAACGAGTGCAGTTCTGGGACAGTTTGAAGACCACGTTAAAGTGTGGCAGTCGCAGAAATCtacgtaaaagaaaaaatagaccACTTGATATCAGGTTTAGAAAAAGGAGGAAGTATAGTATACCTGTATGCTGA
- the LOC124212727 gene encoding juvenile hormone esterase-like isoform X1 — MFLGCQKEDLVLVLFVAIFFASSCALTGKNNRPEVTISQGILRGKTLTTRYGRNVSAFLGIPYGRPPKGDLRFTAPVAAESWNGTRDASIDGNICPQAQYDEIVGDEDCLYINVYTPHEILSSCDPHIKVHECPKSTLFPVMVFFYGGGYVSGSFLPTSYGPEYILDKDVVLVVFNYRLGPLGFLSTGDEVASGNWGLKDQILALKWVQDNIAHFGGDPDQVTLFGQSAGGASIHLLSLTNVTIGLFHRYITQSGPALSSLAYLPRATCARHAFKLGEYVGCYNGTSDSLINCLRTVNISDIIAAYPKFHVWESYPFSVWTPTDELDMEGAVLTASPANLISAGHIRDLPWISGVTRNDGLLETAKFYVDDVLLSDFLENFDTLLPVFLMSSYAPDVVADFIEAVKLYYFNDNLTISNNVLLENLTRLVSDDFFYYPVYEAFQKQLELAVNPQYLYIFNYRGTFSNSYLETDSTANYGTAHSDDLIYLFPSEAKFSGINKTMSIMDYQMVDIMVELWTSFAINGTPSVSTSDRTTIWMPYLKEHNYLRIGNVSSVELNLEHSFFKERVQFWDSLKTTLKCGSRRNLRKRKNRPLDIRFRKRRKYSIPVC, encoded by the exons ATGTTTTTGGGCTGCCAGAAAGAAGATCTCGTCCTGGTTTTATTCGTGGCAATTTTCTTTGCTTCGAGCTGTGCTTTGAcggggaaaaataatcgtcCTGAAGTGACAATCTCCCAGGGAATCCTGCGAGGAAAAACACTCACTACTCGCTATGGTCGAAATGTATCAGCGTTTCTCGGAATTCCTTATGGGCGACCGCCGAAAGGGGATCTTAG ATTTACAGCTCCTGTTGCAGCAGAGAGTTGGAACGGAACTCGAGACGCTAGTATTGATGGAAATATTTGCCCACAAGCCCAATATGATGAAATTGTAGGAGATGAGGACTGCCTGTATATAAACGTGTATACTCCacac GAAATACTTTCATCGTGTGATCCACACATTAAGGTTCACGAATGCCCGAAGTCGACACTTTTTCCGGTTATGGTGTTCTTCTATGGTGGAGGCTACGTCTCAGGAAGCTTTCTTCCCACGTCGTATGGTCCAGAGTACATTCTTGACAAGGATGTGGTTCTTGTCGTATTCAATTATCGCCTAGGACCATTGGGATTTTTGAGCACTGGCGACGAGGTGGCGTCTGGAAATTGGGGACTAAAAGACCAAATCTTAGCCTTAAAGTGGGTTCAGGACAATATCGCACATTTTGGTGGTGATCCTGATCAAGTGACTTTGTTCGGACAAAGTGCAGGCGGTGCTTCTATTCACCTCTTGTCGCTGACAAATGTCACGATTG GACTCTTTCATCGATACATAACGCAAAGTGGACCGGCACTTTCTTCATTGGCTTACTTGCCCAGAGCTACTTGTGCGAGGCATGCATTCAAACTTGGGGAATATGTCGGCTGTTACAACGGAACTTCAGATTCTTTGATCAACTGTTTACGGACAGTAAATATCTCGGATATTATAGCCGCATATCCGAAGTTTCACGTATGGGAATCATATCCTTTTTCCGTATGGACTCCAACCGATGAGCTGGATATGGAAGGCGCTGTGCTTACTGCCAGTCCAGCTAATTTGATAAGTGCTGGTCACATCCGTGATTTACCTTGGATTTCTGGTGTGACACGGAATGACGGGCTACTAGAAACTGCAA AGTTTTATGTCGACGACGTACTGCTGAGTGATTTTCTGGAAAATTTTGACACTCTACTGCCTGTTTTCCTAATGTCGTCTTATGCTCCAGATGTTGTTGCTGATTTTATCGAAGCTGTCAAATTGTACTACTTCAACGACAATTTGACAATCAGTAATAACGTG CTACTTGAGAATCTTACCAGACTCGTgagtgacgattttttttactacccGGTTTACGAAGCATTCCAGAAACAGCTTGAACTAGCTGTGAATCCACAATATCTGTACATTTTCAACTATCGCGGTACTTTCAGTAACTCTTACTTAGAAACGGATTCTACAGCTAACTATGGCACGGCACACTCCGATGATTTGATATATCTTTTTCCATCGGAAGCAAAATTCTCGGGTATTAATAAAACCATGAGCATAATGGATTATCAAATGGTGGACATTATGGTGGAGTTGTGGACGTCTTTTGCTATTAATGG AACACCTTCGGTTTCAACTTCCGACCGTACTACAATATGGATGCCGTATTTGAAGGAGCACAATTACCTACGGATCGGAAATGTATCCAGTGTCGAACTCAATCTGGAACATTCCTTCTTCAAAGAACGAGTGCAGTTCTGGGACAGTTTGAAGACCACGTTAAAGTGTGGCAGTCGCAGAAATCtacgtaaaagaaaaaatagaccACTTGATATCAGGTTTAGAAAAAGGAGGAAGTATAGTATACCTGTATGCTGA
- the LOC124212727 gene encoding juvenile hormone esterase-like isoform X2: MFLGCQKEDLVLVLFVAIFFASSCALTGKNNRPEVTISQGILRGKTLTTRYGRNVSAFLGIPYGRPPKGDLRFTAPVAAESWNGTRDASIDGNICPQAQYDEIVGDEDCLYINVYTPHEILSSCDPHIKVHECPKSTLFPVMVFFYGGGYVSGSFLPTSYGPEYILDKDVVLVVFNYRLGPLGFLSTGDEVASGNWGLKDQILALKWVQDNIAHFGGDPDQVTLFGQSAGGASIHLLSLTNVTIGLFHRYITQSGPALSSLAYLPRATCARHAFKLGEYVGCYNGTSDSLINCLRTVNISDIIAAYPKFHVWESYPFSVWTPTDELDMEGAVLTASPANLISAGHIRDLPWISGVTRNDGLLETANVVADFIEAVKLYYFNDNLTISNNVLLENLTRLVSDDFFYYPVYEAFQKQLELAVNPQYLYIFNYRGTFSNSYLETDSTANYGTAHSDDLIYLFPSEAKFSGINKTMSIMDYQMVDIMVELWTSFAINGTPSVSTSDRTTIWMPYLKEHNYLRIGNVSSVELNLEHSFFKERVQFWDSLKTTLKCGSRRNLRKRKNRPLDIRFRKRRKYSIPVC, encoded by the exons ATGTTTTTGGGCTGCCAGAAAGAAGATCTCGTCCTGGTTTTATTCGTGGCAATTTTCTTTGCTTCGAGCTGTGCTTTGAcggggaaaaataatcgtcCTGAAGTGACAATCTCCCAGGGAATCCTGCGAGGAAAAACACTCACTACTCGCTATGGTCGAAATGTATCAGCGTTTCTCGGAATTCCTTATGGGCGACCGCCGAAAGGGGATCTTAG ATTTACAGCTCCTGTTGCAGCAGAGAGTTGGAACGGAACTCGAGACGCTAGTATTGATGGAAATATTTGCCCACAAGCCCAATATGATGAAATTGTAGGAGATGAGGACTGCCTGTATATAAACGTGTATACTCCacac GAAATACTTTCATCGTGTGATCCACACATTAAGGTTCACGAATGCCCGAAGTCGACACTTTTTCCGGTTATGGTGTTCTTCTATGGTGGAGGCTACGTCTCAGGAAGCTTTCTTCCCACGTCGTATGGTCCAGAGTACATTCTTGACAAGGATGTGGTTCTTGTCGTATTCAATTATCGCCTAGGACCATTGGGATTTTTGAGCACTGGCGACGAGGTGGCGTCTGGAAATTGGGGACTAAAAGACCAAATCTTAGCCTTAAAGTGGGTTCAGGACAATATCGCACATTTTGGTGGTGATCCTGATCAAGTGACTTTGTTCGGACAAAGTGCAGGCGGTGCTTCTATTCACCTCTTGTCGCTGACAAATGTCACGATTG GACTCTTTCATCGATACATAACGCAAAGTGGACCGGCACTTTCTTCATTGGCTTACTTGCCCAGAGCTACTTGTGCGAGGCATGCATTCAAACTTGGGGAATATGTCGGCTGTTACAACGGAACTTCAGATTCTTTGATCAACTGTTTACGGACAGTAAATATCTCGGATATTATAGCCGCATATCCGAAGTTTCACGTATGGGAATCATATCCTTTTTCCGTATGGACTCCAACCGATGAGCTGGATATGGAAGGCGCTGTGCTTACTGCCAGTCCAGCTAATTTGATAAGTGCTGGTCACATCCGTGATTTACCTTGGATTTCTGGTGTGACACGGAATGACGGGCTACTAGAAACTGCAA ATGTTGTTGCTGATTTTATCGAAGCTGTCAAATTGTACTACTTCAACGACAATTTGACAATCAGTAATAACGTG CTACTTGAGAATCTTACCAGACTCGTgagtgacgattttttttactacccGGTTTACGAAGCATTCCAGAAACAGCTTGAACTAGCTGTGAATCCACAATATCTGTACATTTTCAACTATCGCGGTACTTTCAGTAACTCTTACTTAGAAACGGATTCTACAGCTAACTATGGCACGGCACACTCCGATGATTTGATATATCTTTTTCCATCGGAAGCAAAATTCTCGGGTATTAATAAAACCATGAGCATAATGGATTATCAAATGGTGGACATTATGGTGGAGTTGTGGACGTCTTTTGCTATTAATGG AACACCTTCGGTTTCAACTTCCGACCGTACTACAATATGGATGCCGTATTTGAAGGAGCACAATTACCTACGGATCGGAAATGTATCCAGTGTCGAACTCAATCTGGAACATTCCTTCTTCAAAGAACGAGTGCAGTTCTGGGACAGTTTGAAGACCACGTTAAAGTGTGGCAGTCGCAGAAATCtacgtaaaagaaaaaatagaccACTTGATATCAGGTTTAGAAAAAGGAGGAAGTATAGTATACCTGTATGCTGA
- the LOC138190473 gene encoding esterase E4-like, producing the protein STGSEYSPQGTLRGKIVTTTHGRKVSAFLGIPYAQPPIGNNRFANPVLADGWEGIRNATTDGNFCPQISSTDYINFVGDEDCLNLNVFTPQISDGKESLLLPVMVYIFGGKFAMGSADSSVYSLKYLLNQDVVLVTFNYRLGVLGFLSTGDEVASGNWGLKDQVLALEWVQRNIRHFHGDPDRVTLFGHSSGSVCVHLLTISKLTIGLFHKFIMQSGSGFAEWVYRPRAVYAKHAFELGDYVGCSNDTSDSLVSCLRKKKLLGYCRRVQTVLRVAL; encoded by the exons TCAACCGGAAGTGAATATTCCCCCCAAGGGACTCTGCGGGGAAAAATTGTGACCACTACCCATGGCCGAAAGGTGTCGGCCTTTCTGGGAATTCCTTATGCGCAACCACCGATAGGAAATAACAG ATTCGCCAACCCCGTGCTAGCGGATGGTTGGGAAGGAATCCGAAACGCTACTACCGACGGAAACTTCTGCCCCCAAATAAGTAGCACAGACTATATCAATTTCGTTGGAGACGAAGATTGTCTAAACCTGAACGTGTTTACGCCGCag ataagcGACGGTAAGGAGTCCTTATTACTTCCGGTAATGGTATACATTTTCGGTGGGAAGTTCGCAATGGGCTCTGCCGACTCGTCCGTGTACAGCCTGAAGTACCTTTTGAACCAAGATGTAGTTCTCGTCACCTTCAACTATCGTCTGGGTGTTTTGGGGTTCTTGAGCACTGGCGACGAAGTGGCTTCCGGAAACTGGGGCCTAAAAGATCAGGTCCTTGCGCTCGAATGGGTGCAGCGTAACATCAGACACTTTCATGGTGACCCTGATCGAGTAACCCTATTCGGCCACAGCTCAGGGAGCGTTTGCGTTCACCTTCTGACGATTTCGAAATTGACAATTG GGCTCTTCCATAAGTTCATCATGCAAAGCGGATCTGGCTTTGCGGAATGGGTCTACAGACCCAGGGCCGTATACGCAAAGCACGCATTTGAACTCGGCGATTACGTTGGCTGTTCAAATGACACTTCGGATTCCCTCGTCAGCTgtttgcggaaaaaaaaacttcttgGATATTGTAGGCGTGTTCAAACAGTTTTACGTGTGGCATTGTGA
- the LOC124212727 gene encoding juvenile hormone esterase-like isoform X4, producing the protein MVEMYQRFSEFLMGDRRKGILESWNGTRDASIDGNICPQAQYDEIVGDEDCLYINVYTPHEILSSCDPHIKVHECPKSTLFPVMVFFYGGGYVSGSFLPTSYGPEYILDKDVVLVVFNYRLGPLGFLSTGDEVASGNWGLKDQILALKWVQDNIAHFGGDPDQVTLFGQSAGGASIHLLSLTNVTIGLFHRYITQSGPALSSLAYLPRATCARHAFKLGEYVGCYNGTSDSLINCLRTVNISDIIAAYPKFHVWESYPFSVWTPTDELDMEGAVLTASPANLISAGHIRDLPWISGVTRNDGLLETAKFYVDDVLLSDFLENFDTLLPVFLMSSYAPDVVADFIEAVKLYYFNDNLTISNNVLLENLTRLVSDDFFYYPVYEAFQKQLELAVNPQYLYIFNYRGTFSNSYLETDSTANYGTAHSDDLIYLFPSEAKFSGINKTMSIMDYQMVDIMVELWTSFAINGTPSVSTSDRTTIWMPYLKEHNYLRIGNVSSVELNLEHSFFKERVQFWDSLKTTLKCGSRRNLRKRKNRPLDIRFRKRRKYSIPVC; encoded by the exons ATGGTCGAAATGTATCAGCGTTTCTCGGAATTCCTTATGGGCGACCGCCGAAAGGGGATCTTAG AGAGTTGGAACGGAACTCGAGACGCTAGTATTGATGGAAATATTTGCCCACAAGCCCAATATGATGAAATTGTAGGAGATGAGGACTGCCTGTATATAAACGTGTATACTCCacac GAAATACTTTCATCGTGTGATCCACACATTAAGGTTCACGAATGCCCGAAGTCGACACTTTTTCCGGTTATGGTGTTCTTCTATGGTGGAGGCTACGTCTCAGGAAGCTTTCTTCCCACGTCGTATGGTCCAGAGTACATTCTTGACAAGGATGTGGTTCTTGTCGTATTCAATTATCGCCTAGGACCATTGGGATTTTTGAGCACTGGCGACGAGGTGGCGTCTGGAAATTGGGGACTAAAAGACCAAATCTTAGCCTTAAAGTGGGTTCAGGACAATATCGCACATTTTGGTGGTGATCCTGATCAAGTGACTTTGTTCGGACAAAGTGCAGGCGGTGCTTCTATTCACCTCTTGTCGCTGACAAATGTCACGATTG GACTCTTTCATCGATACATAACGCAAAGTGGACCGGCACTTTCTTCATTGGCTTACTTGCCCAGAGCTACTTGTGCGAGGCATGCATTCAAACTTGGGGAATATGTCGGCTGTTACAACGGAACTTCAGATTCTTTGATCAACTGTTTACGGACAGTAAATATCTCGGATATTATAGCCGCATATCCGAAGTTTCACGTATGGGAATCATATCCTTTTTCCGTATGGACTCCAACCGATGAGCTGGATATGGAAGGCGCTGTGCTTACTGCCAGTCCAGCTAATTTGATAAGTGCTGGTCACATCCGTGATTTACCTTGGATTTCTGGTGTGACACGGAATGACGGGCTACTAGAAACTGCAA AGTTTTATGTCGACGACGTACTGCTGAGTGATTTTCTGGAAAATTTTGACACTCTACTGCCTGTTTTCCTAATGTCGTCTTATGCTCCAGATGTTGTTGCTGATTTTATCGAAGCTGTCAAATTGTACTACTTCAACGACAATTTGACAATCAGTAATAACGTG CTACTTGAGAATCTTACCAGACTCGTgagtgacgattttttttactacccGGTTTACGAAGCATTCCAGAAACAGCTTGAACTAGCTGTGAATCCACAATATCTGTACATTTTCAACTATCGCGGTACTTTCAGTAACTCTTACTTAGAAACGGATTCTACAGCTAACTATGGCACGGCACACTCCGATGATTTGATATATCTTTTTCCATCGGAAGCAAAATTCTCGGGTATTAATAAAACCATGAGCATAATGGATTATCAAATGGTGGACATTATGGTGGAGTTGTGGACGTCTTTTGCTATTAATGG AACACCTTCGGTTTCAACTTCCGACCGTACTACAATATGGATGCCGTATTTGAAGGAGCACAATTACCTACGGATCGGAAATGTATCCAGTGTCGAACTCAATCTGGAACATTCCTTCTTCAAAGAACGAGTGCAGTTCTGGGACAGTTTGAAGACCACGTTAAAGTGTGGCAGTCGCAGAAATCtacgtaaaagaaaaaatagaccACTTGATATCAGGTTTAGAAAAAGGAGGAAGTATAGTATACCTGTATGCTGA